A genome region from candidate division KSB1 bacterium includes the following:
- the rocD gene encoding ornithine--oxo-acid transaminase, with product MDSQELMRIEDQYGAHNYHPLNVIIQRGEGIWLYDTDGKKYLDCLSAYSAVNQGHCHPRLVKTMQKQCQQLTLTSRAFRNEQLPLFCKEVSEFTGFERVLPMNSGGEAVETAIKAARKWGYMVKGVPANQAEIIVAENNFHGRTTTIISFSTENQYKSGFGPLTPGFITVPYGDLKALQDAITKNTVAVFLEPIQGEGGMIIPPEGYLKGVQGICQENNSLFILDEIQTGLGRCGKLFAFEYESVKPDALVVGKALSGGFYPVSAFLANSEIMDIFKPGDHGSTFGGNPLGCAIAREALNILKDEDLINKAFELGIYFRGKLNSIHSKNIAQVRGKGLMIGVELDKKAGGARRFCEALQEQGVLCKETHEHILRFTPPLIIERKDLDWAFERISHVLETL from the coding sequence ATGGATTCTCAGGAACTCATGCGCATCGAAGATCAGTACGGAGCTCATAATTATCACCCTCTAAATGTTATTATTCAGCGCGGGGAAGGAATATGGCTTTACGATACTGACGGTAAAAAGTATCTGGATTGTCTCAGCGCCTATTCCGCAGTCAATCAGGGACATTGTCATCCGCGTCTGGTTAAAACCATGCAGAAACAATGTCAACAACTCACATTGACATCCAGAGCTTTCCGAAACGAACAGCTTCCCCTCTTTTGCAAAGAGGTCAGTGAATTCACTGGTTTTGAACGAGTACTGCCCATGAACAGCGGCGGAGAAGCCGTGGAAACCGCCATCAAAGCAGCTCGAAAATGGGGATATATGGTCAAGGGTGTTCCGGCCAACCAGGCGGAGATCATTGTCGCGGAAAACAATTTTCACGGCCGCACCACAACCATTATCAGTTTTTCGACCGAAAATCAGTATAAATCCGGTTTCGGTCCCCTCACACCCGGATTTATCACCGTACCCTATGGTGATCTAAAAGCTCTGCAAGACGCCATAACGAAAAATACTGTGGCTGTATTTCTGGAACCCATTCAGGGTGAGGGCGGAATGATCATCCCGCCTGAAGGGTATCTAAAAGGAGTCCAGGGAATATGCCAGGAGAACAACAGCCTGTTCATTTTGGATGAAATTCAAACCGGTCTGGGACGTTGTGGCAAATTATTTGCTTTTGAATACGAATCGGTGAAACCGGACGCCCTTGTGGTTGGCAAGGCCCTGAGCGGCGGCTTTTATCCGGTTTCCGCTTTTCTTGCCAACAGTGAAATCATGGATATTTTCAAGCCGGGCGATCATGGCAGCACATTTGGCGGCAATCCTCTCGGATGCGCTATAGCACGAGAAGCGCTTAATATTCTAAAAGATGAAGACCTGATCAACAAGGCTTTCGAACTGGGAATCTATTTCAGAGGTAAATTGAACAGCATTCACTCGAAAAACATTGCCCAAGTCCGCGGCAAAGGCCTGATGATCGGTGTAGAACTGGACAAAAAGGCAGGCGGCGCCCGACGTTTCTGTGAAGCGCTTCAGGAACAGGGTGTTCTTTGTAAAGAGACGCATGAGCACATTCTGCGCTTTACGCCTCCGCTCATTATCGAACGTAAAGATCTGGACTGGGCCTTTGAAAGGATCAGTCATGTTCTTGAAACCTTGTAA